Below is a genomic region from Xylophilus sp. GW821-FHT01B05.
ACCGCCTGAGCACCCGGACCACGCAAACTGACAACGCCTTCAGCGGCCGGGTCGGGCTGAACTACCTGCTGGGCAACGGCTGGGCGCCGTATGTCAGCTATGCCACCTCCTTTTTGCCCACCAGCGGCGTGGATGCCGACAACAACCCCTTCAAGCCCAGTCGTGGCAAGCAGGCGGAGATCGGCATCAAGTACCAGCCCGAAGATGGCAAGAGCCTTTTCACGGCGGCCCTGTTCGACCTCACGAAGACGAACGTCGTCACCTACGACAACATCACCTCGGATGCGCGGCAGATCGGCAAGCAACGCTCGCGCGGGCTGGAGCTGGAGGCCAAGACCAGGTTGACCAACCGCCTGAATGCCACGGCATCCCTCACGCTGATGGACCTGAAGGTGCTTCAAAGCGCCGACGCAACCGAGGTGAACAAGATCCCCGCCACGGTGCCCAGGCAGATGGCCTCGGTCTGGCTGGACTATGCCGTGGGTGGCGGCTTTGGCATGGGCGCAGGGGCCAGCTACGTCGGGCCGCGCCAGAACGACGAGGCCAACACCTCGGTCGAAGGCGGCTTCACCTTGCTCAACGCCGTGTTGCGCTACGACCAGGGGCCTTGGCGCTTTGCACTGAACGCGACCAATCTGCTGAACAAGAAGTACAACACCATCTGCTACCACGGCGAGTGCTATCTGGGCAGGGAGCGCACCTTGATCGCAACGGCCAAGTACCGGTTCTGACCTGAGGTCGCGCCAGGCCAGGTGCGAGGGCCATCAGGATTTCACCCCTGCCGCGCAAGCGCCAGGCCGTGTCCAATGCCTGATGCCCTCCTCCACACCTCTGCAGCCCCTGGCGGGCATTCGCGTACTCAGCCTTGCCCTCAACCTGCCCGGCCCCGCCGCGCTGCAACGCTGCCGGCGCATGGGCGCGGACTGCGTCAAGCTCGAACCCCTGGCGCCCAAAGGCGCTGCCAGCGCCGATCCGATGGGCCGCTACAGCCCGGCCGCCTATGCCGCGCTGCACGAAGGCGTGCAACTGCTGCAGGCGGATCTGAAGCATGCTGACGGCCAGGCGCTGCTGCAGGCGGAGCTGGCGCAGGCCGATGTGCTGCTGACATCGTTCCGGCCTTCTGCGCTGGCGCGGCTGGGCTTGGATGCGGCCACGCTGGGCGTGCGCTACCCGCGGCTGTCGTGCATCGCCATCGTCGGCGCGCCCGGCCCTGCTGCCGAGGTGCCCGGGCATGACCTGACCTACCTGGCCGAAAGCGGCCTGGTGCCCGGGCTGGCGCTACCGCCCACGCTCTACGCCGACATGGCCGGCGCCCTGATGGCCAGCGAGGCGGTGCTGCAGGCGCTGCTGCAGCGCGCCAGCACCGGCGCGGGCGTACATGTGGAGGTGGCGCTATCGGATGCGGCCAGGCACCTGGCGCAGCCGCGCGACTGGGGCCTGACGCTGCCCACCGGTGCGGTGGGTGGCGCGCATGCGGGCTACGGCGTCTATGCCTGCGCCGATGGCCGCGTGGCCGTGGCGGCGCTGGAGCCGCACTTTGCCGCCGCGCTGTGCAGCGCCGCCGGCCTGCCGGCGCAGGACGACATGCTGCACCCCGCCACGCGTGAGGCCATCGCCCGCTTTCTGCAGCGCCAGACACGGGCGGAGCTGGATCAGTTGGCCCGCGAGCGCGACCTGCCGCTACATACGCTGGCATAGCGAAACTACAAAATAGATAGCTATAAGCCCAGGCCACACCTGGGCTAAAGGCCTTTTTTACCCAGATTTCCCGCGCCGCGACAGCAAGCCCATGGCCGCACCCAGCAGCAGCCCGCCCCACCACTGGCGCGGCGCCATCGGCTCGGCCAGCCACCAGGCGGCCAGCACCGCAGCCACCAGGGGCTCCACCAACGAGCCGATGACCGCCGCCGTGGGCGACAAGCGGCGCGCGCCCCAGGCAAAGCACAGGTAGGCCAGCGAGGTCGTCACCACGCCGGTATAGGCAATGCCCCACCAGTCCACGGCCAGCGCCGGCCCCCGCCAGCCTTGCGGCAAGGCCACCACCAGCACGCACAGCGTAGACACCGTCATGCTCCAGGCCGAGGCGGTGACTGCCGGGATGGCCGCCGGCATGCGCGCATTGCCCAGCACCATCAGCGCATAGCAAAACGCCGAGCCCAGCGACCAGGCCAGGCCCGCCAGATGCCCGGCCGGCAAGGCCGCGCCGCCCGCCGGCAAGGCCACCAGCAGCACGCCGCCCAAGGCCAGCGCAAGCGCCAGCAGCAGGCGCGCGCTCAGGCGCTCATAGCCGCGCGCCAGCGACACCAGGGCCACGATGGCCGGCGCGCAGCAGACCGAGATCACGGTAGGCAGCGCCGGGCCGATGCGCTCTATGCCGGCAAACCAGCAGCCCACGTTGAGCGCCATCGCCACGCCCGTGCCCGCCACCAGCATGCGCTGCCGCCCGGGCAGCGCACGCCAGCGCGGCACCACGGGCTGGCGCCAATGCCACCACCACAGCAGCGGCAGCCCCAGTGCAAAGCGCACCAGCGTCAGGCTTTGCGGCGTCATGCCGCTGCCCATCAAGTGTTGTGCCACCAGGGCCCCCAGGCCCCAGAGGGCGCCCGCGAGCAATACGCCGCCCCATGCCAGGGCGGCGGAAGTTGTCGATTTCATGGTTCCGTCTTCTCCGAAAGGCGCCCGCCCGCCATGCGGCGGTGGGCGCGACCGTGCCTGCCTGCCCTGGCAGTGAGCCAAGGCAAGCGCTATACGCGGCGCAGCAGGGCTGCGCGCGTTACAGGCCTACGGTCGGAGGAGCAGTGCGGAAGAAAGGCATGGGCGCAATTAGATAGCAAAAAGCCCAGGCGGGACCTGGGCTTTAGGCACTTTTGATGCTCAAAAGGCCGTAAAAAGCAGAGGCAGCGCCGAAGGCTTACCAGCCCGGCACCACGGCACCCTTGAACTCGGTCAGCACGTACTGCTTGACGGCATCAGAGTGGTAGGCCTTGACCAGCTTGGCAACCCAGGCCTTGTCCTTGTCTGCCGTACGCACCACCAGCACGTTCACGTACGGGCTCTTGGCGCTTTCCTGGGCGATGGCGTCCTTGGCGATGGTGAGGCCGGCGGAAACTGCGTAGTTGGTGTTGATGCCGGCGGCGTCCAGGTCATCGAGCGTGCGGGGCAGCTGGGCGGCGTCGACCTCAATGAATTTGAGCTTCTTGGGGTTGTCGATCACGTCCAGCGGCGTGGCCTTGACGCCCGCACCAGCGCGCAGCTTGATCAGGCCCTGGTCCTGCAGCACCAGCAGCACGCGGGCGCCATTGGTGGGGTCATTGGGCAGGCCGAAGCGCGCGCCCGGCTTCAGGTCTTCAAGCTTCTTCACCCTCTTGGAGTAGATGCCCATCGGGTAGTTGACGGTGTAGCCCACGTCCGAGAACTTGTAGCCGCGGTCCTGCACCTGCGCATCCAGATACGGCTTGTGCTGGTAGCTGTTGGCGTCCAGGTCGCCGGCGGCCAGCGCGGCGTTGGGCTGCACGTAGTCGCTGAACTCGACGATCTGGATCTTCAGGCCGTCTTGCTCGGCCACCTTCTTGACCTGCTCCATGATCTGCGCGTGCGGGCCGCCGGTGACGCCGATCTTGATCGGCTTGTCTTGCGCCAGGGCCGGCAGGCTGAGCGCGGCGGCCATGGCGCCGGCGGCGAGGATCTGCAGCGTGAAGCGTTTAGGGAATGTCATGTTGATGTGTCCTTTGGATCTAGAAAACGAATTATTTGTGGCTCAGGCGCTTCACCAGCCAGTCGCCGGCGCCCTGCAGCACTTGTACGAAAACGATCAGCACCACCACCACGGCCAGCATCACCTCCGGCAGGAAGCGCTGGTAGCCATAGCGAATGCCCAGGTCGCCCAGGCCGCCGCCACCGATGGCGCCGGCCATGGCCGAGTAGCCGGTAAGGCTCACCAGGGTGATGGTGATGCCGGCGACGATGCCCGGCCGCGCCTCGGGCAGCAGCACCTTCCAGACGATCTGGCGGGTGCTGGCGCCCATGGCCTGGGCCGCCTCGACCAGGCCGCGATCGACCTCGCGCAGCGCGGTTTCCACCAGCCGCGCCATGAAGGGCGCGGCGGCGATGGTCAGCGGCACGATGGCCGCCGCCGTGCCAATGGACGAGCCCGTCAGCAGCCGCGTGAACGGGATGATGGCCACCAACAAGATGATGAAGGGCGTGGAGCGCACCGCGTTCACGGCAAAGCCCACCACCCGGTTCACCGGCTTGTTCTGCAGCACACCGCCGGCAGCGGTCAGGTGCAGGTAGACGCCCAGCGGCACGCCCAGCAGCGCGGCGATGGCGCCCGATATGCCCACCATCACCAGCGTTTCCCAGAGCGAGGTGGCAAAGAGTTCGAGCATGGGCCCGGTAAAGACATCAAACATCGCTCACCTCCTGCACCGACACGCCCGCGCTGCGCAGATGCGCCACGGCATCGCCCAGGGACGAGGGCGAGCCGCGCAACAGCAGCGCCAGCGCGCCATAGGGCTGGCCCTGGATCTCGTCCATCTGGCCGTGGATGACGGACAAATCAACGCCAAAGCGCCGCACCAGGTCCGACAGCAACGATTGGTCGGCCACCGCGTCGCCGGCAAAGGCAATGCGCAGCACGCAGGCCTCGCCCGCCGCCCGGCCGTTGAGTTGCGCGCGCAGGCGCGCCAGCACGCTCTCAGGCAGCGTCTGCGGCGTGACCTCGTCCAGCAGGCTGCGCGTGGTGGCGTGCTGCGGGCGCGTGAACACGTCCAGCACCGCGCCCTGCTCCACAAAGCGGCCAGCGTCGATCACCGCCACCTGCTGCGCGATCTGCTTGATGACCTGCATCTGGTGCGTGATCAGCACCACGGTCAGGCCAAACTCGCGGTTGACCTGCTGCAGCAGCGCCAGGATGGAGCGGGTGGTCTCAGGGTCGAGTGCCGAGGTAGCCTCATCCGACAACAGCACCTTGGGCCGATTGGCCAGCGCCCGGGCAATGCCCACGCGCTGCTTCTGGCCGCCGCTGATCTGCGCCGGGTAGCGGTCGTGCAGCGCGGCCAGGCCGACCAGGTCCAGCAGCGGCATGACCCGTGTGCGGATCTCTGCCGCGTCCATGCCCGTCAGCTCCAGCGGCAGCGCGACGTTGTCGTACACCGTGCGCGAGGCCAGCAGGTTGAAATGCTGGAACACCATGCCAATGCCCTGGCGCGCGTGGCGCAGCTCGGCATCGGGCATGGCGGTGAGATCCTGTCCGGCCACGAACACGCGGCCGGAGGTGGGCCGGTTCAGCAGGTTGATGGTGCGCACCAGCGAGCTTTTGCCCGCCCCGCTGCGCCCGATCACGCCGAAGACCTGGCCTTGGGGAACATGCAGGTCGATGCCCCGCAGCGCCTGCACCGGCCCGGTGGGGCCTGGATAAGTTTGATGTATGTTTTCGAGCCGAATCACAGTTTGGCGATGGAAACCTCGGTGGATTTCACCAAGGCCACAACGTCGGAACCCACCTGCAGTTGCAGGTCGTCCACAGAACGCGTGGTGATGACAGAAGTGACGATGCCCCAGGGCGTCTCGACATCGACTTCAGAGACGACGTCGCCGCGGATTATCTCGCGGACCTTGCCCTTGAATTGGTTGCGGACATTGATGGCTTGGATGGACATGGAATTTCTCCTTGGGTTGAAAACTACAAAATTGATAGCTATAAGCCCAGGCCACGCCTGGGCAAAAGCCATATTTCATTCAAAAAACTGACCGTTCGCCCTGAGCCTGTCGAAGGGCTTGGCAATAGGTGGCAGGGCTTCGACAAGCTCAGCCCGAACGGTGTGGAGGCCTGAGGTCGTTGCCAAAACTACGTAGCGGCCAGCGCCTGGTCCAGGTCGGCACGCAAGTCGTCGATGTGCTCTATGCCCACGGACAGGCGCACCGTCTCTTCCGAAACACCGGCCTTGGCCAGTTCCTCGGGCGACAACTGGCGGTGCGTGGTGGACGCCGGGTGCGTGGCCAGCGAGCGCACGTCGCCGATGTTGACCAGCCGGGTGAATAGCCCCAGCGCATCCAGGAAGCGCGCACCCGCCGCGCGGCCGCCCTCCTTGAGGCCAAAGGTCAGGATGCCCGAGGCCTTGCCGCGCAGGTACTTCTGCGCCAGCGCATGGTCCGGGTGGCTGGGCAGGCCGGCGTAGTTGACCCAGCTCACCTTGGGGTGGGCTTCCAGGTACTGCGCCACGGCCAGCGCGTTGTCATTGATGCGGTCCAGCCGCAGCGCCAGGGTCTCTATGCCCTGCAGGATCAGGAAGGCGTTGAAGGGCGAGATGGCCGCGCCGGTATTGCGCAGCGGCACCACGCGCGCCCGGCCGATGTAGGCGGCAGCGCCCAGCGCCTCGGTGTAGACCACGCCGTGGTAGCTTGGGTCGGGCTCGTTCAGGCGGCGAAACTTCTGCTTGTGCTGGCCCCAAGGGAACTTGCCCGAATCGACAATCGCGCCGCCAATGCTGTTGCCGTGGCCGCCCAGGTACTTGGTGAGCGAATGCACCACGATGTCGGCGCCGTGCTCGATCGGGCGGCTCAGGTAGGGCGAAGGCACGGTGTTGTCGACGATCAGCGGCACGCCGTGGCGGTGCGCGATCTCGGCAATGGCCGCGATGTCGGTCACGTTGCCGGCCGGGTTGCCCAGCGACTCGACGAACACCGCCTTGGTCTTGTCGTCGAACAGCTTCTCGAAACTGCTCGGGTCGCGGTGGTCGGCAAAGCGCGTGGTGATGCCGAACTGCGGCAGCGTGTGCGCAAACAGGTTGTAGGTGCCGCCATACAGCGCGGTGCTGCTGATGATGTTGTCGCCAGCCTCGGCGATGGTCTGGATCGAATAGGTCACCGCCGCCTGGCCCGAGGCCAATGCCAGCGCCGCAATACCGCCTTCAAGTGCCGCCACGCGCTGCTCCAGCACGTCTTGCGTCGGGTTGTTGATGCGGGTGTAGATGTTGCCCGGCACCTTCAGGTCGAACAGGTCTGCGCCGTGCTGCGCGCTGTCGAAGGCGTAGGCCACCGTCTGGTAGATCGGCGGCACGGCGGCGCGCGTGGTTGGGTCGGGCGAATAGCCGGCATGGACCGAGAGGGTCTCGAATTTCCAGTGGGCGGCGGCAGGCTTGGACATGGCGGCTTTCTGTGAAGGGGGAAACTCAAATCGCCCAGCGCAAGGCGTGCGCTGCGGGGCGGAAGACCTCGGGTACGGACTCGTCCGCCGGCTTTTGCAGCACGCGGTCGAGGATGCGTTTTTCTATGGCCGCAAAGGCCGGGTCGCCCTGCGAGCGCGGGCGGGCCAGTGCGATGTTCTCGTCCAGCGCTATGCGGCCGTCTTCGATCAGCACCACGCGGTCGGCCAGGGCCACCGCCTCTTGCACGTCATGCGTGACCAGCAGCGCGGTGAAGCGGTGGCGCTGCCACAGGTCTTCGATCAGGCGGTGCATCTCTATGCGGGTGAGCGCGTCGAGCGCGCCCAGCGGCTCGTCCAGCAGCAGCAGGCGCGGCTGGTGCACCAGGGCGCGCGCCAGGGCCACGCGCTGGCGCTGCCCACCCGACAGGCGCGCCGGCCATTCGTTCTCGCGCTCGGCCAG
It encodes:
- a CDS encoding CoA transferase, whose protein sequence is MPSSTPLQPLAGIRVLSLALNLPGPAALQRCRRMGADCVKLEPLAPKGAASADPMGRYSPAAYAALHEGVQLLQADLKHADGQALLQAELAQADVLLTSFRPSALARLGLDAATLGVRYPRLSCIAIVGAPGPAAEVPGHDLTYLAESGLVPGLALPPTLYADMAGALMASEAVLQALLQRASTGAGVHVEVALSDAARHLAQPRDWGLTLPTGAVGGAHAGYGVYACADGRVAVAALEPHFAAALCSAAGLPAQDDMLHPATREAIARFLQRQTRAELDQLARERDLPLHTLA
- a CDS encoding MetQ/NlpA family ABC transporter substrate-binding protein, whose product is MAAALSLPALAQDKPIKIGVTGGPHAQIMEQVKKVAEQDGLKIQIVEFSDYVQPNAALAAGDLDANSYQHKPYLDAQVQDRGYKFSDVGYTVNYPMGIYSKRVKKLEDLKPGARFGLPNDPTNGARVLLVLQDQGLIKLRAGAGVKATPLDVIDNPKKLKFIEVDAAQLPRTLDDLDAAGINTNYAVSAGLTIAKDAIAQESAKSPYVNVLVVRTADKDKAWVAKLVKAYHSDAVKQYVLTEFKGAVVPGW
- a CDS encoding methionine ABC transporter permease; amino-acid sequence: MFDVFTGPMLELFATSLWETLVMVGISGAIAALLGVPLGVYLHLTAAGGVLQNKPVNRVVGFAVNAVRSTPFIILLVAIIPFTRLLTGSSIGTAAAIVPLTIAAAPFMARLVETALREVDRGLVEAAQAMGASTRQIVWKVLLPEARPGIVAGITITLVSLTGYSAMAGAIGGGGLGDLGIRYGYQRFLPEVMLAVVVVLIVFVQVLQGAGDWLVKRLSHK
- a CDS encoding methionine ABC transporter ATP-binding protein, which translates into the protein MIRLENIHQTYPGPTGPVQALRGIDLHVPQGQVFGVIGRSGAGKSSLVRTINLLNRPTSGRVFVAGQDLTAMPDAELRHARQGIGMVFQHFNLLASRTVYDNVALPLELTGMDAAEIRTRVMPLLDLVGLAALHDRYPAQISGGQKQRVGIARALANRPKVLLSDEATSALDPETTRSILALLQQVNREFGLTVVLITHQMQVIKQIAQQVAVIDAGRFVEQGAVLDVFTRPQHATTRSLLDEVTPQTLPESVLARLRAQLNGRAAGEACVLRIAFAGDAVADQSLLSDLVRRFGVDLSVIHGQMDEIQGQPYGALALLLRGSPSSLGDAVAHLRSAGVSVQEVSDV
- a CDS encoding DMT family transporter: MKSTTSAALAWGGVLLAGALWGLGALVAQHLMGSGMTPQSLTLVRFALGLPLLWWWHWRQPVVPRWRALPGRQRMLVAGTGVAMALNVGCWFAGIERIGPALPTVISVCCAPAIVALVSLARGYERLSARLLLALALALGGVLLVALPAGGAALPAGHLAGLAWSLGSAFCYALMVLGNARMPAAIPAVTASAWSMTVSTLCVLVVALPQGWRGPALAVDWWGIAYTGVVTTSLAYLCFAWGARRLSPTAAVIGSLVEPLVAAVLAAWWLAEPMAPRQWWGGLLLGAAMGLLSRRGKSG
- a CDS encoding molybdopterin-binding protein, with product MSIQAINVRNQFKGKVREIIRGDVVSEVDVETPWGIVTSVITTRSVDDLQLQVGSDVVALVKSTEVSIAKL
- a CDS encoding ATP-binding cassette domain-containing protein; protein product: MSAVLQDDQARASTGGVRLEARGLSKRYGAREVLRSAQLNIEPGQFIAIVGRSGCGKSTLLRLVAGLEQASAGTLAVDGQPVQGLHEDTRIMFQEARLLPWKRVLDNVALGLPAAARGRAREVLAQVGLAERENEWPARLSGGQRQRVALARALVHQPRLLLLDEPLGALDALTRIEMHRLIEDLWQRHRFTALLVTHDVQEAVALADRVVLIEDGRIALDENIALARPRSQGDPAFAAIEKRILDRVLQKPADESVPEVFRPAAHALRWAI
- a CDS encoding O-acetylhomoserine aminocarboxypropyltransferase/cysteine synthase family protein, encoding MSKPAAAHWKFETLSVHAGYSPDPTTRAAVPPIYQTVAYAFDSAQHGADLFDLKVPGNIYTRINNPTQDVLEQRVAALEGGIAALALASGQAAVTYSIQTIAEAGDNIISSTALYGGTYNLFAHTLPQFGITTRFADHRDPSSFEKLFDDKTKAVFVESLGNPAGNVTDIAAIAEIAHRHGVPLIVDNTVPSPYLSRPIEHGADIVVHSLTKYLGGHGNSIGGAIVDSGKFPWGQHKQKFRRLNEPDPSYHGVVYTEALGAAAYIGRARVVPLRNTGAAISPFNAFLILQGIETLALRLDRINDNALAVAQYLEAHPKVSWVNYAGLPSHPDHALAQKYLRGKASGILTFGLKEGGRAAGARFLDALGLFTRLVNIGDVRSLATHPASTTHRQLSPEELAKAGVSEETVRLSVGIEHIDDLRADLDQALAAT